GGCGTAGTTGAGGACGATCCCCTTGCAGTAGCAGGCGTCCTTGGTGAACGGCGCCCCTCCCGCGAGCACACCGCCGCGGAAGACGCGCCTGGCATTCTGGAAGCACTCGTCTTCTTCGTAACCTTCGGTGCGGTACCACTCGAACACGTCGAGGAACGAGGCCCCGTCCTCCGCCTTGTCCACCGCGAGGATGCGGTCGTTCAGCTTCTTCGCCCGACGCGGGGTGCTCCTGAAGGTGAGGATCTCCACCAGAACGGCGAGCCCTTCCTGAACCGCCGTGGTGCGCGGAGGCCCCTTCGCGAGCCAGCGCGCCACCGGTTGAGCTTGCCCGTTCAAGCTGGTCGCGACGTGCACCCACCCCTCGTGCGCCTCGAGGATGTCGACATCGCTCTTGGAGAACATCGCGCCGCTCCGGATCTTCACGTAGTCGCTGCCCGCAGCGGCGTCCGCGAGGAGCGAGTCGTCCACCTGGACGCGGATCGACGCGCCGCCGAAGAACCGGTCGAAGCGGGCGTTCAGCTCGAGCGCCGCCATCTCCGCCGTGATCTCGCGCTGCTGCGACGGGCCGAGCCGCTCTCCGCCGATGGCCGTCAGGAGGTCGTAGAGCACGAAGCCCATGTCCCGCACGCTCGTCTTTCCGTCCGGCAGCTTGTCCTTCGGGGACCCGTAGAGCTCGCGGGACAGCGCGTAGAACGCCTTCGTTCCCCGTCCGATGAGCATGCTCACGACCTTCCGGTACTCGTCCGCCGTCGCGCGGAGGATCTGCCCGAGCCGATCGCGCTTGCCGAGCTCCCGCTCGGCGTCGCGGAGGATCTCCTCGAGCTCGCGCTGCTTGGCCTCCGGGTCGAACCCCAGGTCGTCCGAGTAGGTGACCACCGGCAGCTCGCGCTGCTTCGAGCGGAGAAATTGCTCTTCGACGTCCGCCTCCCAGCGGAGCGCCTGGAGGATGCGGATCGGTCGCTGCGCGTCGAGCACGCGCTGGGCCAGCGTCGCGAGGATCTCCTTGTAGGAGCGCCACGGCCCCGCGACCGGCGGGAGCGGCGCGTGCGGGATCGGCCCGTCGTGCAAGCTCAGGGACTCGAGCGGCGCCGACGGCGCTTCACCGCTCGCCCCGCCGCCGTCCCCAGGGCCGC
The DNA window shown above is from Sorangium aterium and carries:
- a CDS encoding flavohemoglobin expression-modulating QEGLA motif protein — encoded protein: MAQSSEARERRGADVEAQRELTVSEPADEPRSSSAGAAEDGAGAAATGGPGGPGDGGGASGEAPSAPLESLSLHDGPIPHAPLPPVAGPWRSYKEILATLAQRVLDAQRPIRILQALRWEADVEEQFLRSKQRELPVVTYSDDLGFDPEAKQRELEEILRDAERELGKRDRLGQILRATADEYRKVVSMLIGRGTKAFYALSRELYGSPKDKLPDGKTSVRDMGFVLYDLLTAIGGERLGPSQQREITAEMAALELNARFDRFFGGASIRVQVDDSLLADAAAGSDYVKIRSGAMFSKSDVDILEAHEGWVHVATSLNGQAQPVARWLAKGPPRTTAVQEGLAVLVEILTFRSTPRRAKKLNDRILAVDKAEDGASFLDVFEWYRTEGYEEDECFQNARRVFRGGVLAGGAPFTKDACYCKGIVLNYAFMRAAIQHDRAMLIPFLFVGKVAHEDVPVLHAHVTDGIIRPPPYLPPIFDDMNGLAIWICYSSFFSRLGGTALAEHYGRMLEH